A genomic region of Pseudomonas abietaniphila contains the following coding sequences:
- a CDS encoding shikimate dehydrogenase, which yields MTSNAKHPSILAGLIGAGIQASRTPSLHEREGDAQGMRYLYRIIDLDALGLDTTALPELVTGAQRSGFTGLNITFPCKQAVIPLLDALSDEARCIGAVNTVVFRDGQRIGHNTDCSGFAEGFRRGLGDVERGCVVQMGAGGAGAAVAHGLLSEGVGQLRIFDVESERAQSLVDNLNAHFGAGRARVGHDLPAAMAQADGLVNTTPVGMAKLPGTPLPPELLRAEQWVVEIIYFPLETELLAFARRLGCRTLDGSAMAVFQAVKAFELFTGQTADVGRMQTAFRSLDA from the coding sequence ATGACCTCGAACGCTAAACACCCTTCCATCCTCGCAGGCCTCATAGGGGCAGGCATCCAGGCCTCACGCACGCCGTCGCTGCACGAACGCGAAGGCGATGCCCAAGGCATGCGTTACCTGTATCGAATCATCGATCTGGACGCCCTTGGACTCGACACCACCGCTCTGCCCGAACTAGTGACCGGGGCTCAGCGCAGCGGCTTCACCGGCCTCAACATCACCTTCCCGTGCAAACAGGCGGTCATACCGTTGCTCGACGCCTTGTCAGACGAAGCGCGCTGCATCGGCGCAGTGAACACCGTGGTGTTCCGCGACGGCCAGCGGATCGGCCACAACACGGACTGCTCAGGATTTGCCGAAGGGTTTCGGCGCGGGTTGGGCGACGTCGAGCGGGGCTGCGTCGTGCAAATGGGCGCAGGCGGCGCGGGTGCAGCCGTTGCTCATGGGTTGTTGAGTGAAGGCGTCGGGCAGTTGCGCATCTTTGACGTTGAGTCCGAACGCGCGCAAAGCCTGGTCGATAACCTCAACGCGCATTTTGGTGCCGGGCGCGCACGCGTCGGGCATGACCTGCCCGCCGCCATGGCGCAGGCTGATGGCCTGGTCAACACGACGCCCGTCGGTATGGCCAAGCTGCCGGGGACGCCCTTGCCGCCGGAGTTGTTGCGCGCAGAACAGTGGGTTGTGGAGATTATCTATTTCCCACTGGAAACCGAGCTGCTGGCGTTCGCTCGGCGCCTGGGTTGCCGCACACTGGACGGCAGCGCCATGGCCGTGTTTCAGGCGGTCAAGGCATTCGAACTGTTCACCGGCCAGACCGCCGACGTCGGTCGTATGCAAACGGCGTTTCGTTCGCTGGACGCCTGA
- a CDS encoding TetR/AcrR family transcriptional regulator has translation MKTVDDILAEAPVEAPRKSRKNNPEKTRDGILQAAVAEFVAQGLSGARVDAIAERTQTSKRMIYYYFNSKEQLYTEVLEKLYGDIRHTESSLELDVLEPMAAIQRLVEFTFDHHDRNVDFVRIVCIENIHNGDNVKQSPTIRALSQHVLQALDETLRRGEKEGIFRKGVQAVDLHMLISSFCFYRVSNRHTFSEIFQIELEDQDVKARHKAMISDSVMRYLMP, from the coding sequence ATGAAAACTGTCGACGACATCCTTGCCGAAGCGCCCGTAGAGGCCCCACGCAAGAGCCGCAAGAACAATCCGGAAAAAACCCGCGACGGCATCCTTCAGGCGGCCGTCGCCGAGTTTGTGGCCCAGGGACTTTCGGGCGCTCGGGTTGATGCCATCGCCGAACGGACACAAACCTCAAAACGCATGATCTATTACTACTTCAACAGCAAGGAACAGCTGTACACCGAAGTATTGGAAAAGCTGTACGGCGACATCCGTCACACCGAGAGCAGTCTGGAGCTCGACGTCCTGGAGCCCATGGCGGCGATCCAGCGTCTGGTCGAGTTCACCTTCGATCACCATGATCGTAACGTCGATTTCGTGCGCATCGTGTGCATCGAGAACATCCACAATGGCGACAACGTCAAACAGTCACCGACGATTCGTGCGCTGAGTCAGCACGTGTTGCAAGCGCTGGACGAAACGTTGCGTCGGGGCGAAAAAGAAGGGATTTTCCGCAAGGGTGTGCAGGCGGTCGACCTGCACATGTTGATCAGTTCGTTCTGTTTCTACCGAGTGTCCAACCGCCATACGTTTTCGGAGATCTTCCAGATCGAGCTGGAAGATCAGGACGTGAAGGCGCGACACAAAGCGATGATCAGCGACTCGGTGATGCGTTACCTGATGCCCTAG
- the quiC gene encoding 3-dehydroshikimate dehydratase QuiC, which yields MQRSIATVSLSGTLPEKLEAIAAAGFDGVEIFENDLLYYDGSPRNVRQMCADLGIAITLFQPFRDFEGCRRDRLQRNIDRAERKFDLMQELGTDLVLVCSNTASDSLGDERILLDDLALLAERAGARDLRIGYEALAWGRHVNTWQQVWNLVRQVDHPALGVLLDSFHTLSLKGNPAGIAEIPGNKIFFVQMADAPVLAMDVLEWSRHFRCFPGQGEFDLPGFLAPILKSGYTGPLSLEIFNDGFRAAPPRANAADGLRSLLYLEEKTRELLERESHPVAPPLLFSPPEAGRYDGVEFLEFAVDDAQGARLAGWLEKLGFARLGQHRSKAVSLLGQGDIKIVLNAEPYSFAHSFFESHGPSLCATALRVENGHAALERARQYKGQPYRGLVGPNEREIPAVRAPDGSLIYLVEPAAAGQSIYDSDFNIDTQAAVGSGLQRIDHMAMALPADSLDSWVLFYKTLLDFEADDEVVLPDPYGLVKSRALRSRCSSVRLPLNISENRNTAISHALSSYRGSGVHHIAFACDDIFAQVARAKEAGVQLLDIPLNYYDDLAARFDFDDEFLSELAYYNVLYDRDANGGELFHVYTEAFDDRFFFEILQRKNGYVGYGAANVAVRLAAMAKSRSSAARQARL from the coding sequence ATGCAGCGCTCGATTGCCACCGTTTCCTTGAGCGGAACCCTGCCAGAAAAGCTCGAAGCCATTGCCGCCGCCGGTTTCGACGGGGTTGAGATATTCGAAAACGACCTTCTGTACTACGACGGCAGTCCGCGCAACGTGCGCCAGATGTGCGCTGATCTGGGTATTGCGATCACCCTGTTTCAGCCCTTTCGCGACTTTGAAGGCTGCCGCCGCGACCGTCTGCAGCGGAACATCGACCGCGCCGAGCGCAAGTTCGACCTGATGCAGGAGCTCGGCACGGACCTGGTGCTGGTGTGCAGCAACACCGCCAGTGACTCACTGGGCGATGAGCGCATTCTGCTGGACGATCTGGCGCTGCTGGCCGAGCGCGCTGGCGCCCGCGACCTGCGAATCGGTTACGAGGCCTTGGCCTGGGGGCGTCACGTGAACACTTGGCAGCAGGTATGGAACCTGGTGCGTCAGGTCGACCATCCCGCCCTCGGCGTTTTGCTCGACAGCTTTCATACGCTCTCGCTCAAGGGCAATCCTGCGGGTATCGCCGAGATTCCCGGCAACAAAATCTTTTTTGTGCAGATGGCCGATGCCCCCGTGCTGGCGATGGATGTACTGGAGTGGAGTCGGCATTTTCGCTGTTTCCCGGGGCAGGGCGAGTTCGACTTGCCGGGCTTCCTCGCGCCGATTCTGAAGAGTGGTTACACCGGCCCGCTGTCGCTGGAGATTTTCAACGACGGTTTTCGCGCTGCGCCTCCGCGGGCCAACGCTGCCGACGGCTTGCGTTCGCTGTTGTATCTGGAAGAGAAAACCCGCGAGTTGCTGGAGCGTGAGTCTCATCCGGTCGCACCGCCATTGTTGTTCAGCCCGCCCGAGGCGGGTCGTTACGACGGTGTCGAATTCCTTGAGTTCGCCGTGGATGACGCGCAAGGCGCGCGGCTTGCCGGTTGGTTGGAGAAGCTCGGTTTTGCCAGGCTCGGCCAGCATCGATCCAAGGCGGTGAGCTTGCTGGGGCAGGGCGACATCAAGATCGTGCTGAATGCCGAGCCCTATTCGTTCGCGCACAGTTTTTTCGAGTCCCACGGTCCGTCGTTGTGCGCCACCGCCTTGCGGGTCGAAAACGGCCATGCGGCGCTCGAGCGTGCGCGGCAGTACAAAGGCCAGCCGTACCGTGGGCTGGTCGGGCCCAACGAGCGGGAAATTCCGGCCGTGCGCGCGCCGGACGGCAGTCTGATCTATCTGGTGGAGCCCGCCGCAGCCGGGCAGTCGATCTACGACAGTGATTTCAATATCGACACCCAGGCCGCGGTCGGAAGTGGTCTGCAGCGCATCGACCACATGGCGATGGCGTTGCCCGCCGACAGCCTGGACAGCTGGGTGCTGTTCTATAAAACGCTGCTGGATTTCGAAGCGGACGACGAAGTGGTGCTGCCTGACCCGTACGGTCTGGTGAAGAGCCGTGCGTTACGCAGCCGTTGCAGCAGTGTGCGCTTGCCGTTGAACATCTCGGAGAACCGCAACACGGCCATTTCTCACGCGCTGTCCAGCTACCGCGGCTCTGGCGTGCATCACATAGCCTTCGCCTGCGACGACATCTTTGCGCAGGTCGCGAGGGCGAAAGAGGCGGGGGTGCAGTTGCTGGACATCCCGCTCAACTATTACGACGATCTGGCGGCCCGTTTTGATTTCGACGACGAGTTCCTGAGCGAGCTGGCTTACTACAACGTCTTGTATGACCGGGATGCCAACGGTGGCGAGCTGTTCCACGTCTACACAGAGGCGTTCGACGACCGGTTTTTCTTCGAAATCCTGCAACGCAAAAATGGCTATGTCGGCTACGGCGCCGCCAACGTGGCCGTGCGGTTGGCCGCCATGGCCAAGTCGCGCAGCAGCGCCGCGCGGCAGGCGCGTCTGTGA
- a CDS encoding MFS transporter, which yields MRSYPASPAPVAATPVHPHAGIGEKIRGALAIGKTRWGMLALVFFATTLNYIDRAALGVMQPILAKQMSWTAMDYANINFWFQVGYAIGFLLQGRFIDRVGVKRAFFLAVLLWSFATGAHGLATSAAGFMVCRFILGMTEAANYPACVKTTRLWFPAGERAVATGIFNAGTNVGAMVTPALLPLILTVWGWQAAFICMGALGLTWVVIWRLKYFNPEDHPTVRQSELDYINQASEPEPAPAKVPFSQILKMRGTWAFALAYAMTAPVFWFYLYWLPPFLNQQYNLGINVTQMGIPLILIWLTADFGSIGGGILSSWLIGRGMRPTTSRLLSMLVFALTIISVVFAANASGLWVAVLAIALAVGAHQAWTANIWSLVMDYTPKHMMSTVFGFGGMCAAIGGMFMTQIVGVVLTATHNNYNVLFTMIPAMYFIALVWMYFMAPRTVENAGD from the coding sequence ATGCGCTCATACCCTGCTTCCCCTGCGCCGGTCGCAGCCACGCCCGTGCATCCCCATGCCGGGATCGGTGAAAAGATCCGCGGCGCGCTCGCCATCGGCAAGACCCGCTGGGGCATGCTGGCCCTGGTCTTCTTCGCCACCACCCTGAACTACATCGACCGCGCGGCGCTCGGCGTCATGCAGCCCATCCTGGCCAAACAGATGAGCTGGACGGCGATGGATTACGCCAACATCAACTTCTGGTTCCAGGTCGGATACGCCATCGGCTTTTTGCTTCAAGGACGGTTCATCGACCGGGTGGGCGTCAAGCGGGCGTTCTTTCTGGCGGTATTGCTCTGGAGCTTCGCGACCGGCGCACATGGCCTTGCGACCTCCGCCGCGGGCTTCATGGTCTGTCGCTTCATCCTCGGCATGACGGAAGCCGCCAACTACCCGGCGTGCGTCAAGACCACCCGTTTGTGGTTCCCGGCCGGCGAACGCGCGGTCGCCACCGGCATTTTCAACGCAGGCACTAACGTCGGCGCGATGGTCACCCCCGCCCTGTTGCCCCTGATCCTGACTGTGTGGGGCTGGCAGGCAGCGTTTATCTGCATGGGTGCTCTGGGTCTGACTTGGGTCGTCATCTGGCGCTTGAAGTACTTCAACCCTGAAGACCATCCGACCGTTCGCCAAAGCGAACTGGATTACATCAATCAGGCCAGTGAACCTGAACCCGCTCCCGCCAAAGTGCCCTTCTCGCAGATTCTCAAAATGCGCGGCACCTGGGCATTCGCGCTGGCCTATGCCATGACAGCGCCGGTCTTCTGGTTCTACCTGTACTGGCTACCGCCGTTCCTTAATCAGCAATACAACCTGGGCATCAACGTCACCCAGATGGGGATTCCCCTGATCCTGATCTGGCTGACCGCCGACTTCGGCAGCATCGGTGGCGGCATCCTCTCGTCGTGGTTGATAGGTCGTGGCATGCGCCCGACGACGTCGCGCCTGCTGTCGATGCTGGTGTTTGCACTGACGATCATCAGTGTGGTGTTTGCGGCCAACGCCAGCGGCTTGTGGGTCGCGGTCCTCGCCATTGCGCTGGCGGTCGGGGCGCATCAGGCGTGGACGGCGAACATCTGGAGTCTGGTGATGGACTACACGCCGAAACACATGATGAGCACGGTGTTCGGGTTCGGCGGCATGTGCGCGGCGATTGGCGGGATGTTCATGACCCAGATCGTCGGCGTCGTGCTGACGGCCACGCACAACAACTACAACGTGCTGTTCACGATGATCCCGGCGATGTATTTCATTGCGCTGGTGTGGATGTACTTCATGGCGCCTCGCACGGTTGAGAACGCGGGCGATTGA